One segment of Niabella beijingensis DNA contains the following:
- a CDS encoding helix-turn-helix domain-containing protein: MSNLTPIFESHHKKLGLVSFNSETLDFVNGETFRPYIKVLFVPAGYSLTVDFNVYETENPALFFINTNQYLDIQSATDEDAFLIYYNRDFYCIQIHDEEVACDGLLFNNIFEIPKVDLLEDQLKTVSQLFNQINDELNFQDRSSEEMIRTYLKQIIIRATRQWKKQNLQSEQFNLINVEQDFFRNFSRLVNIHYKEKHSVADYADLLNLAPKTLSNKFHKLNLENPNEMIKNRIILEAKRLLLYSELSIKEIAYQLGYEDPAYFNRMFAQKSGKTPAVFRKEIKD; this comes from the coding sequence ATGAGCAATTTGACTCCCATTTTCGAATCGCATCACAAAAAATTAGGATTGGTTTCTTTTAATTCCGAAACGTTGGATTTTGTGAATGGAGAAACATTCAGACCTTACATCAAAGTTTTGTTCGTTCCCGCAGGTTATTCTTTGACGGTAGATTTCAATGTTTATGAAACTGAAAATCCGGCTTTGTTTTTCATTAACACCAATCAATATCTTGATATTCAATCGGCAACTGATGAAGATGCTTTTTTGATTTATTACAACAGAGATTTTTACTGCATTCAGATTCACGACGAAGAGGTGGCTTGTGACGGACTTTTATTCAACAATATTTTTGAAATTCCAAAGGTGGATTTGCTGGAAGACCAGCTGAAAACGGTGTCGCAATTATTTAATCAAATCAATGATGAACTTAATTTTCAAGACCGTTCATCTGAGGAAATGATTAGAACCTATCTGAAACAAATCATTATTAGAGCTACAAGACAATGGAAAAAACAGAATCTTCAATCCGAACAGTTTAATCTCATTAATGTTGAACAGGATTTTTTCCGAAATTTTAGCCGTCTGGTAAATATTCATTACAAAGAAAAACACAGCGTTGCCGATTATGCAGACCTTCTGAACCTGGCTCCCAAAACGCTTTCCAATAAATTTCACAAACTCAATCTCGAAAATCCGAATGAGATGATTAAAAACAGAATCATTCTGGAAGCAAAGCGATTGCTGCTTTACAGCGAATTGAGCATTAAGGAAATTGCCTATCAATTGGGCTATGAAGACCCAGCGTATTTTAATCGAATGTTTGCCCAAAAATCAGGGAAAACTCCGGCGGTTTTTAGGAAAGAAATTAAAGATTAA
- a CDS encoding helix-turn-helix domain-containing protein, producing the protein MTHYKTLTELHLGNHWDAPEHPLFSMIGCQSACTLGNREFTTDCYVIAFKKIKSGVFMYGRTQYDHDNGCLFFAKPRQIIELKDLQFEEKGYMLMIHEDYLNGHELFKEIEKYSFFDYEVTEALHLSPKEEQIILELHSKIQGEYFNNPDEYSREIILSHISSILKYAQRYYKRQFIDRAQVTGKTASKFNDALKKYLDEGLLEKNGLPNVAFLADQLFVSPRYLSDLLKQETGKTAMELIHIFMISEAKNLLRLGEKGVAEIAYELGFENASYFTRLFKKQTGMKPLEFRKLQMN; encoded by the coding sequence ATGACACATTATAAAACCCTTACCGAATTGCATTTGGGGAATCATTGGGATGCTCCTGAACATCCGCTTTTCAGTATGATTGGATGCCAATCGGCGTGTACTTTGGGAAACCGGGAGTTTACAACAGATTGTTATGTGATAGCTTTCAAAAAAATAAAATCGGGAGTTTTTATGTACGGTCGTACGCAATACGACCACGATAATGGTTGTTTGTTTTTTGCAAAACCACGTCAAATCATAGAGTTGAAGGACCTTCAATTCGAAGAAAAAGGCTATATGCTGATGATCCACGAAGATTATCTGAATGGACACGAGCTTTTCAAGGAAATTGAAAAATATAGCTTCTTCGATTATGAAGTAACGGAAGCACTGCATCTTTCGCCAAAAGAAGAACAGATTATACTGGAACTCCACTCAAAAATTCAGGGAGAATATTTTAATAACCCCGATGAGTACAGCCGTGAGATTATCTTAAGTCATATTTCATCGATTTTAAAATATGCGCAGCGATATTACAAAAGGCAATTTATCGACCGAGCGCAGGTAACAGGCAAGACAGCTTCCAAGTTTAATGACGCGTTGAAAAAATATCTGGATGAAGGCTTATTAGAGAAAAATGGTCTTCCGAATGTTGCTTTTTTAGCCGATCAACTTTTTGTTTCTCCAAGATACCTAAGTGACTTATTAAAACAGGAAACCGGAAAAACCGCAATGGAACTGATTCATATTTTTATGATTTCTGAAGCGAAAAACCTATTGAGATTGGGCGAAAAAGGGGTGGCTGAAATTGCTTATGAATTAGGCTTTGAAAACGCCTCTTATTTCACAAGATTATTCAAGAAACAGACGGGAATGAAACCTTTGGAGTTTAGGAAATTGCAGATGAACTGA
- a CDS encoding SDR family NAD(P)-dependent oxidoreductase, which translates to MSKIVLITGASKGFGKLWAEALLERGDKVAATARNVSSLQNLKDKYGDNILPLKLDVNNRSEVFEVTEQVEKHFGRIDVLINNAGFGLFGTTEETTEQQARDQMETNFFGSLWVAQAVLPVMRKQKSGHIIQISSFLGLTTLPLLGLYNASKFAIEGLIETIGSETAHLGIKTTLIEPNGFATDWAGASAVQTSSEIADYNPVRAAFAESGENPDTWGKPEATVEPVLNLIDNQNPPQRLLLGKIAYHAINEIYTKRLNDIQEWKEVSIAAHGH; encoded by the coding sequence ATGAGTAAAATAGTTCTTATCACAGGAGCATCAAAAGGATTCGGAAAATTATGGGCTGAAGCACTTTTGGAAAGAGGAGACAAAGTAGCGGCAACCGCAAGGAACGTTTCTTCATTACAGAATTTGAAAGATAAATACGGCGACAATATTTTGCCTTTAAAGCTTGATGTTAATAACCGTTCAGAAGTTTTTGAAGTAACGGAACAGGTAGAAAAACATTTCGGAAGAATTGATGTCTTGATTAATAATGCAGGTTTTGGTTTATTCGGAACAACGGAAGAAACGACAGAACAGCAGGCGAGAGACCAGATGGAAACCAACTTTTTCGGTTCACTTTGGGTAGCACAGGCCGTTCTACCAGTGATGAGAAAACAAAAAAGCGGACATATCATTCAGATTTCCAGCTTTTTGGGATTAACGACTTTGCCACTTTTAGGATTGTACAACGCTTCAAAATTTGCGATAGAAGGTTTAATTGAAACGATTGGTTCAGAAACAGCTCATTTGGGAATTAAAACGACATTAATAGAACCTAACGGATTTGCCACAGATTGGGCAGGAGCTTCGGCAGTTCAGACTTCTTCGGAGATTGCAGATTATAACCCTGTTCGTGCTGCATTTGCCGAAAGTGGGGAAAATCCGGATACCTGGGGAAAACCAGAAGCGACAGTAGAACCTGTTTTGAATCTTATCGACAATCAAAATCCTCCTCAACGATTATTGTTGGGTAAAATTGCGTATCACGCTATCAATGAGATTTACACCAAAAGATTAAATGATATCCAAGAATGGAAAGAAGTGAGTATTGCCGCTCACGGTCATTAA
- a CDS encoding DoxX family protein, with translation MNDISYLMLRLVAGISFFGHGLVRLPKLNAFSQWMTGSFSKSMLPQSLVTPFSYALPVAEFTIGILLILGIFSPKVIIAGWVVMLLLMFGTCLIENWEALPSQMIHAIILVALYQFIAANSISLDQFFKK, from the coding sequence ATGAATGATATTTCTTATCTCATGTTACGTCTGGTGGCGGGCATCAGTTTTTTCGGGCACGGTTTGGTAAGGTTACCAAAATTGAATGCTTTTAGTCAATGGATGACTGGCAGTTTTTCAAAATCAATGTTGCCACAAAGTTTGGTTACGCCTTTTAGCTACGCCTTGCCAGTGGCAGAATTCACTATCGGTATATTACTAATCTTGGGCATCTTTTCTCCTAAAGTAATTATCGCAGGTTGGGTTGTGATGCTCCTATTAATGTTCGGCACTTGCCTAATAGAAAATTGGGAGGCTTTACCATCGCAAATGATACACGCCATCATCCTTGTTGCGCTGTACCAATTCATCGCTGCAAACAGCATTTCACTAGACCAATTTTTTAAAAAATAA
- a CDS encoding winged helix-turn-helix transcriptional regulator, producing the protein MARVTDGTEQKTCMEIMLPIQDALEILKGKWKLPIIVSLSFGSKRFRELAREIPKITDKVLSKELKELETNLLITRTVHDTFPPTVEYEITEHGLSLEKVIMAMKDWGLEHRKKVTAS; encoded by the coding sequence ATGGCTAGAGTAACTGACGGTACTGAACAAAAAACTTGTATGGAAATAATGCTTCCAATACAGGACGCATTAGAAATTTTAAAAGGAAAATGGAAATTACCAATTATCGTTTCTTTATCTTTCGGAAGTAAAAGGTTTAGGGAGCTTGCAAGAGAAATTCCTAAGATTACAGATAAGGTTTTATCAAAGGAACTAAAGGAATTGGAGACAAATCTATTAATTACCAGAACCGTACATGACACATTTCCCCCAACAGTAGAATATGAAATCACTGAACACGGATTGTCCTTAGAAAAAGTAATTATGGCGATGAAAGACTGGGGCCTGGAACATAGAAAAAAAGTCACAGCAAGTTGA
- a CDS encoding carboxymuconolactone decarboxylase family protein, giving the protein MKTISVPEKEQLSFSAQSILESVEKKMGKIPNLYATIGYSSSALKSMLETEASLAHDSSFTAKEREAINLIVSQVNECDYCLAAHTTLAKMRGFTEEDTLEIRKGSFSEAKLEAAIKLAHSIANNKGNAGNGALENFFNAGFDEKALVELTALVALRSFTNYVFANTQIPIDFPLAQAI; this is encoded by the coding sequence ATGAAAACAATTTCAGTACCCGAAAAAGAACAGCTAAGCTTTAGTGCACAGAGCATTTTAGAATCTGTAGAGAAAAAAATGGGAAAAATTCCCAATTTGTACGCAACGATAGGCTATTCATCATCCGCTTTAAAATCAATGTTGGAAACCGAGGCATCTTTGGCACACGACTCATCGTTTACGGCAAAAGAAAGAGAAGCGATTAATCTAATCGTTTCGCAAGTCAATGAATGTGATTACTGTTTGGCAGCGCACACTACATTGGCGAAAATGAGAGGTTTTACAGAAGAAGATACGCTGGAAATCAGAAAAGGAAGTTTTTCTGAGGCAAAATTAGAAGCTGCGATTAAATTGGCTCACTCCATTGCAAACAATAAAGGCAACGCAGGAAACGGGGCTTTAGAAAATTTCTTCAATGCAGGTTTCGACGAAAAAGCTCTAGTTGAACTGACTGCTTTGGTGGCGTTGAGAAGTTTTACCAACTATGTATTTGCCAACACTCAGATTCCTATTGATTTTCCTTTGGCACAGGCTATTTAA
- a CDS encoding SDR family NAD(P)-dependent oxidoreductase, with amino-acid sequence MAKTIFITGASRGFGKLWTEALLKRGDKVAATSRNIEAYKVLAEQYPETFLPISLDITDREAVFEAVNKAKNHFGSLDVVINNAGYGVFGAVEEVGEKAIKDVFEANVFGTLWVTQAALPIFRAQGSGHVIQLSSVLGVWSLPTLGIYNATKFAVEGFSEALATEVKPFGINVTMIEPNGYTTDFGGSSAVHGDAIPAYDALKASLGEAEGLLPEDYGTPDATVPAILKLIDSENPPLRLFLGKVGLRKTERVYAEKLKVWNDWKEVSEAAHGH; translated from the coding sequence ATGGCAAAGACAATTTTTATCACAGGAGCATCAAGAGGATTTGGAAAACTTTGGACAGAAGCATTGCTAAAAAGAGGCGACAAAGTAGCGGCAACATCAAGAAACATTGAAGCTTATAAAGTTTTGGCAGAACAATATCCCGAAACTTTTCTTCCTATTTCTTTAGATATCACCGACAGAGAAGCGGTTTTTGAAGCAGTAAACAAAGCTAAAAATCACTTCGGAAGTTTAGATGTTGTCATCAATAACGCCGGTTATGGTGTTTTCGGAGCGGTGGAAGAAGTGGGAGAAAAAGCAATTAAAGATGTTTTTGAAGCCAATGTTTTTGGTACGCTTTGGGTAACACAGGCTGCTTTGCCGATTTTCAGAGCGCAGGGAAGCGGTCATGTGATTCAGTTATCGAGTGTTTTAGGGGTTTGGAGCTTACCGACTTTAGGAATTTACAACGCAACTAAATTTGCGGTGGAAGGTTTCAGCGAAGCTTTGGCAACAGAAGTGAAACCGTTCGGAATTAACGTGACCATGATTGAACCTAATGGCTACACAACCGATTTTGGTGGAAGTTCTGCAGTTCACGGCGATGCAATTCCGGCTTATGATGCTTTGAAAGCCAGTTTGGGAGAAGCTGAAGGTCTTTTACCTGAAGATTATGGAACACCGGATGCTACCGTTCCTGCAATTTTAAAATTAATCGACAGCGAAAACCCGCCACTTCGTTTATTCTTAGGAAAAGTAGGATTAAGAAAAACCGAACGAGTTTATGCCGAAAAACTAAAGGTCTGGAACGATTGGAAAGAAGTTTCCGAAGCAGCTCACGGTCATTAA
- a CDS encoding helix-turn-helix domain-containing protein produces MPEAFISIKSVADLHRFYNYGSPKHPLVTVIDLKNISRSDENFANYFYSLDLYTIVFKKFKGSLKYGRSHYDFQEGTLMFTAPIQVMSPSADTQIEEGWFLAFHPDFIYGSDLGKKIQKYTFFQYESKEALHISEDEKVLLDEVIVRIKKEYSQNIDRHTQGLILNQIEMLLNYADRFYDRQFFTRNKTGNDVTQRFESFLNAYFNEEQLIEKGIPEVKYFADKLNFSPNYLSDLLSKFTGKTTIEHIHLKLVDKAKNILLGTTKSVSEIAYELGFEHPSHFTKIFKTKAGISPLHFRKQFPEQN; encoded by the coding sequence ATGCCGGAAGCTTTTATTTCCATAAAATCGGTTGCAGACCTTCATCGTTTTTACAATTACGGAAGCCCAAAACATCCTTTGGTGACGGTGATTGATTTGAAAAACATAAGCCGATCTGACGAGAATTTTGCCAACTATTTTTACAGCCTTGATTTGTACACAATTGTTTTCAAAAAGTTCAAAGGAAGTTTAAAATACGGTCGTTCCCATTACGATTTTCAAGAAGGAACTTTGATGTTTACGGCACCCATCCAGGTAATGAGCCCGAGTGCAGATACCCAGATTGAGGAAGGTTGGTTTCTGGCATTTCATCCTGATTTTATTTACGGGTCAGATTTAGGAAAAAAAATTCAGAAATACACCTTTTTTCAATACGAAAGCAAAGAGGCACTTCACATTTCGGAAGATGAAAAAGTTTTGCTTGATGAAGTAATTGTTAGGATTAAAAAAGAATATTCGCAGAATATCGACCGCCATACTCAAGGTTTAATTTTAAATCAGATTGAAATGCTTTTGAATTATGCTGACCGATTCTATGACCGACAGTTTTTTACCAGAAACAAAACCGGAAACGATGTAACCCAACGTTTTGAAAGTTTTCTTAATGCTTATTTTAATGAGGAACAATTGATAGAAAAAGGCATTCCCGAAGTAAAATATTTTGCCGACAAACTAAATTTTTCTCCCAATTATTTATCAGACTTGCTCAGTAAATTTACAGGCAAAACAACTATAGAACACATTCATTTAAAGCTGGTCGATAAAGCAAAAAACATCCTTTTGGGAACTACAAAATCGGTAAGCGAAATTGCTTATGAACTTGGTTTTGAACATCCCTCGCACTTCACTAAAATTTTCAAAACCAAAGCCGGAATTTCTCCGCTGCACTTCAGAAAACAGTTTCCTGAGCAGAATTAA
- a CDS encoding polysaccharide deacetylase family protein yields MIDRRKFIKQGSLLTTAGLVASAVPFSGMAQSGKNMQPESKSKKSKWLDGSRLVVSVSMQFEAGGQPENAESPFPQNMEKGYKDLPATTWYEYGYKEGIPRMLDNWDKLGVKITSHMVGSAVLKNPALAKEIVDRGHEAAAHGMNWATQYTMSYNEEKKFIKDGVDAIKKITGFDAIGYNANWLRRGENTLKILQELGFLYHIDDLSRDEPFIQKVNGKDFVTVPYTLRCNDIQLIEGKNFSVDQFVHQVKMEFDQLYEEAANRRRQMSISFHDRIGGTPQMVQAAKELFTYIKKYEGVSFKRKDEIAKMALEDKTTIRE; encoded by the coding sequence ATGATTGACAGAAGAAAGTTCATAAAACAAGGCAGTTTGCTTACCACAGCGGGCTTGGTTGCAAGCGCCGTACCATTTTCTGGAATGGCGCAAAGCGGAAAAAATATGCAACCAGAGTCCAAATCAAAAAAATCAAAATGGTTGGATGGTTCAAGATTGGTGGTTTCAGTTTCTATGCAGTTTGAAGCCGGCGGGCAACCCGAAAATGCAGAAAGCCCTTTCCCTCAAAATATGGAAAAAGGCTATAAAGATTTACCGGCAACAACCTGGTATGAGTACGGATATAAAGAAGGTATTCCTCGGATGTTGGATAACTGGGATAAGTTGGGTGTAAAAATCACCTCGCATATGGTGGGCAGTGCAGTGCTAAAAAATCCGGCATTGGCAAAAGAAATTGTAGATCGTGGTCACGAAGCTGCTGCACACGGAATGAACTGGGCTACGCAATACACAATGTCATACAACGAGGAGAAAAAGTTTATTAAAGACGGTGTGGATGCCATCAAAAAAATTACTGGTTTTGATGCAATTGGTTATAATGCCAATTGGTTGCGCAGGGGCGAAAACACGTTGAAAATTTTACAGGAATTGGGATTTTTGTACCACATAGATGATTTAAGTAGGGATGAACCTTTTATTCAAAAGGTAAACGGAAAGGATTTTGTAACGGTTCCTTACACATTACGTTGCAACGACATTCAACTCATTGAAGGCAAAAATTTCTCTGTTGATCAATTCGTACATCAGGTGAAAATGGAGTTTGATCAGTTGTATGAAGAAGCCGCAAATCGCAGAAGGCAAATGTCCATCAGCTTCCACGACCGAATTGGCGGCACACCGCAAATGGTACAGGCGGCGAAAGAACTGTTCACATATATAAAAAAATACGAAGGTGTAAGTTTTAAGCGTAAAGACGAAATTGCGAAGATGGCTTTGGAAGATAAAACCACGATAAGAGAATGA
- a CDS encoding MFS transporter, with amino-acid sequence MKFQKTKYLYISTILAFMLIPLDGLTTDIYIPSLPAMAEDLSVPVEKVQISLLLFMVSSGFSQLFIGSTLDSFGRYRINIFALITFSLASFIIALVPEIYVIYLMRIIQGITVSLIIVGKRAFFVDLYKGEKLKHYTSLFSIVWATAPIVAPFIGGYLQVLFGWKSNFYLLGILTIIILIFELRFTGESLQNFQVFKRKEIVAVYKKMLGTPDFYLGLIIIGLSYSLLVVYGMVSPFIIEKVYGFSPVVTGYSSLASGIALMSGGITSKLMIKKGLFTKINTAIILQLLIVFAMLTVTLKYDGFLFLLGFTLSLHLLSGFIFNNVYAYSLQRFRTNAGIASGLTGGGVYVVSSVAGYGLINLFEIKDIQTFASVNFIIVGTLFVTILLFRKASMHQRLEASSQVS; translated from the coding sequence ATGAAATTTCAAAAGACAAAATATTTGTACATCAGTACAATATTGGCGTTTATGCTCATTCCGCTGGATGGCTTAACGACGGATATTTACATTCCGTCACTTCCTGCGATGGCAGAAGATTTGAGTGTACCGGTTGAGAAAGTGCAGATTTCACTGCTTTTATTTATGGTAAGTTCAGGATTTAGCCAGCTTTTTATCGGAAGTACTCTTGATAGTTTTGGGAGATACAGAATCAATATTTTTGCTTTAATCACCTTTTCTTTGGCAAGTTTTATCATTGCCTTGGTTCCGGAAATTTATGTGATTTATTTGATGAGAATTATTCAGGGGATCACGGTTTCACTCATTATTGTCGGGAAAAGAGCTTTTTTTGTTGACCTATACAAAGGCGAAAAGCTGAAACACTACACCAGTCTTTTTTCGATTGTCTGGGCAACTGCACCTATTGTTGCACCCTTCATTGGTGGCTATTTACAGGTACTTTTCGGGTGGAAATCCAATTTTTATCTCTTAGGAATTCTTACCATCATTATTTTGATTTTCGAACTTCGGTTTACAGGAGAATCTCTACAGAATTTTCAGGTGTTTAAAAGAAAAGAAATTGTAGCAGTTTACAAAAAAATGTTGGGAACACCTGATTTTTATTTAGGATTAATCATTATTGGTTTAAGCTATTCACTTCTAGTAGTTTACGGAATGGTAAGTCCCTTTATTATTGAAAAAGTATATGGATTTTCGCCAGTCGTTACGGGGTATAGCTCACTGGCTTCGGGAATTGCTTTAATGAGTGGCGGAATTACTTCTAAATTAATGATTAAAAAGGGACTTTTTACCAAAATAAATACGGCGATAATTTTACAGCTACTCATCGTTTTTGCAATGCTTACTGTCACTTTAAAGTATGACGGATTTTTATTTTTACTGGGTTTCACTTTATCATTACATCTTTTATCGGGATTTATTTTCAATAATGTTTATGCGTACAGTTTACAGAGATTCAGGACAAATGCCGGAATTGCAAGTGGTTTGACTGGTGGTGGTGTGTATGTAGTAAGCTCAGTTGCGGGCTATGGATTAATTAATTTATTTGAAATTAAAGATATTCAGACATTTGCTTCGGTAAATTTTATCATTGTTGGGACATTATTCGTTACCATTTTACTGTTCAGAAAAGCTTCGATGCATCAAAGATTGGAAGCAAGCTCGCAGGTAAGTTAG
- a CDS encoding helix-turn-helix domain-containing protein → MTCKELMTYSVGEDRFTGDFYMIGLKKIKSGYVLYGKTKYDHNNGSAVFMKPRQIIKVRNVQFAEKGFVMFFHEDYLSGHPLNEQIKKYGYFEYEINEALHISPSEEVIMWELYEKIRREYDENSDEFSREIILSHIDSILKYSDRFYKRQFIDRSPNVSGSMVKKFLMVLDEYIKANKHIDDGLPSVNFMAGELAISPRYLSDILKQETGKTALEHVHIYLIKEAKNLLLSSESNVAGIAYDLGFESPSYFTRLFKKVVGVTPVQYKKEAVK, encoded by the coding sequence ATGACTTGTAAAGAATTAATGACCTATTCTGTAGGTGAAGACCGATTTACAGGAGATTTTTATATGATTGGTTTAAAAAAAATCAAGTCTGGTTATGTGTTGTATGGTAAAACTAAATATGATCACAACAATGGCTCGGCGGTTTTTATGAAGCCCAGACAAATCATTAAAGTTCGCAATGTTCAGTTTGCTGAAAAGGGTTTTGTGATGTTTTTCCACGAAGATTATTTATCGGGACATCCACTGAACGAGCAAATCAAAAAGTACGGTTATTTTGAATATGAGATCAATGAAGCGCTTCACATTTCGCCTTCGGAAGAAGTGATTATGTGGGAACTTTATGAGAAAATCAGAAGAGAATATGATGAAAATTCGGACGAATTCAGCAGGGAAATTATTTTGTCGCATATCGATTCTATTTTAAAATATTCTGACCGTTTTTACAAAAGACAGTTCATAGACCGAAGCCCGAATGTTTCGGGAAGTATGGTTAAAAAATTCCTGATGGTTCTGGATGAGTATATCAAAGCGAACAAACATATTGATGACGGTTTGCCAAGCGTTAATTTTATGGCTGGAGAACTTGCGATTTCTCCCCGTTATCTCAGCGATATTCTGAAACAGGAAACCGGAAAAACAGCCTTGGAACACGTTCATATTTATTTGATTAAAGAAGCTAAAAATCTGCTGTTGAGTTCAGAAAGCAACGTTGCAGGAATTGCCTATGATTTAGGTTTCGAAAGTCCGTCATATTTTACCAGATTATTTAAAAAAGTGGTTGGGGTAACGCCTGTTCAATATAAAAAAGAAGCGGTTAAGTAG
- a CDS encoding SDR family oxidoreductase — protein MKSTVFITGASSGLGKATARLFQQNGWNVIAAMRSPENEKELNLLENVLLVKLDVTNSQQVQEAIAKGTETFGSVDVLLNSAGYGLMGVFESSNPKQIQQQFEVNVFGLMNVTKAVLPIMRAQKKGTIINISSFGGITAGAFASLYNSSKFAVEGFSEALHFEVSAFGIDVKIVEPGSIATNFRSGIEMIQNTIEEYNAELAAFVPKFTKRTEHIPKASAEQVAETIFGAATDQLPKLRYVIGEDAQFYIDLKNKNSEADFLRLMQA, from the coding sequence ATGAAAAGTACAGTATTCATCACCGGTGCATCATCGGGATTAGGAAAGGCAACCGCCAGATTATTTCAGCAAAACGGATGGAATGTAATAGCTGCAATGCGATCGCCGGAAAACGAAAAAGAACTGAATCTTCTTGAAAACGTTTTGTTGGTAAAATTGGATGTCACCAATTCACAACAAGTTCAGGAAGCAATAGCAAAAGGCACAGAAACATTCGGTTCGGTTGATGTTTTGCTAAACAGCGCAGGCTACGGATTGATGGGCGTTTTTGAGTCTTCAAATCCTAAACAGATTCAGCAACAATTTGAAGTGAATGTTTTTGGTTTGATGAATGTTACCAAAGCCGTTTTACCAATAATGAGAGCACAGAAAAAAGGAACAATCATTAATATTTCTTCGTTCGGAGGAATTACCGCCGGAGCTTTTGCCAGCTTGTACAACAGCTCGAAATTCGCAGTGGAAGGATTTTCCGAAGCTTTACATTTTGAAGTTTCTGCGTTCGGAATTGATGTAAAAATCGTAGAACCTGGAAGTATCGCTACGAATTTCAGAAGCGGAATCGAAATGATTCAGAATACAATTGAAGAATATAATGCGGAATTGGCAGCATTCGTTCCGAAATTTACCAAACGCACAGAACATATTCCAAAAGCGAGCGCAGAGCAGGTTGCGGAAACTATTTTCGGGGCTGCAACAGACCAACTCCCCAAATTAAGATATGTAATTGGCGAAGATGCACAGTTTTATATCGACTTGAAAAACAAAAATTCCGAAGCAGATTTTTTGAGATTGATGCAGGCGTAA
- a CDS encoding AraC family transcriptional regulator, which yields MEVQNLYSTYELEWLETHEYTAKPRKNTFFEMVFVMEGTGIQIINEHQLPYAPNKLFLIFPEDLHSFEVQSLSQFFFIRFNNDYIKTQNSQNIRELEYIFNSHNHLPGCILKTVTDKPFIRAAVEALIRERASQAPHQEQVIQQLINTIITYAARNLTLQEKEVFNGKISSVMPIINYLHQHIFEPEKLKVNQLAAQFHLSPKYMGEYFKKHTGESLQQYIMLYKLKLIESRLMLTDMRINEIALEFGFTDQSHLNRIFKKYKGKSPSSYRKRSI from the coding sequence ATGGAAGTGCAAAATTTATACAGTACCTATGAATTAGAATGGCTCGAAACGCACGAGTACACCGCCAAACCCCGAAAAAATACTTTTTTTGAGATGGTTTTTGTGATGGAAGGAACAGGCATCCAAATCATTAATGAGCATCAACTTCCTTATGCGCCTAACAAATTATTCCTGATTTTTCCAGAGGATCTGCATAGTTTCGAGGTTCAATCGTTAAGCCAGTTTTTCTTCATCAGGTTTAATAACGATTATATTAAAACCCAAAACAGCCAAAACATCCGTGAGCTGGAATATATTTTTAACAGCCACAATCATCTTCCGGGTTGCATTCTAAAAACCGTTACCGACAAGCCGTTTATCCGTGCCGCCGTCGAAGCTTTAATTCGTGAAAGGGCAAGCCAGGCACCTCATCAGGAGCAAGTCATTCAACAATTAATAAATACCATTATTACCTATGCTGCCCGCAATCTTACTTTGCAGGAAAAGGAAGTTTTCAATGGTAAAATTTCCAGTGTAATGCCTATCATTAATTACCTTCATCAACATATTTTCGAGCCAGAGAAATTAAAAGTCAACCAACTGGCGGCACAGTTTCATCTTTCTCCAAAATATATGGGCGAATATTTTAAAAAACACACCGGAGAAAGCCTGCAACAATATATTATGCTTTATAAGTTGAAGCTCATTGAAAGCCGTTTAATGTTAACTGATATGCGTATTAATGAAATTGCTTTAGAATTTGGTTTTACAGACCAAAGTCATTTAAACAGGATCTTTAAAAAATATAAAGGTAAATCCCCTTCTTCGTATCGAAAGAGAAGCATTTAA